From Ammoniphilus oxalaticus:
GTTATCTGCAGCAAGCTTTGCAACAATACGCGTCCGACATCGAAGAGATCCTACCTGCTGAAATCCGAGAACGACGCCTTTTTATTTCGAGGCGAGAAGCGATTACAGCGATCCATTTTCCAACATCGACCGCGCTCGGAATTGAAGCGAGGAAAAGACTTGCTTATGAAGAGTTATTTTTTTACCAATTAAAGATGCAAGCGCTGCAACTTGTCCAAAAAAGGAACAACCAAGGTTTAGCGATGCCGATTCCATTGGAGCCTGTGCGAGCGTTCGTTCGGGCATTGCCTTTTCGGTTAACTAATGCTCAAAAAAGGGCATTGAAGGAGATTCTGGATGATCTGCAAGCCGATTTTGGGATGAACCGATTGTTGCAGGGGGATGTTGGTTCGGGTAAAACGATCGTTGCGGCGGTTGCCTTGTATGCGGCCACGCAAGCGGGCTGTCAAGGGGCGCTGATGGCTCCGACGGAAATCTTAGCGGAACAACATGCAGCCACTTTAACGAAATTACTTGCTCCATACGGTCTGCAAGTCGGTTTGTTAACGGGCGGGATGTCGGCGCCGATTCGTCGTGAATTGTTAGGCGGCTTGCAAATGGGCTTGATTGACATCGTCGTAGGTACGCATGCGCTTATTCAAGATGATGTCCATTTTAGTAAGCTAGGTCTAGTCATCACAGATGAACAACATCGGTTTGGGGTGGAACAACGGCGCGTACTGAGAGAAAAAGGACTGCAGCCAAATGTGCTTTGCATGACGGCCACACCGATCCCAAGAACATTGGCGATCTCCGTTTTTGCGGATATGGATGTGTCCACGCTCGATGAGTTGCCCGCTGGTCGAAAACCGATTGAAACGTACTGGGTGAAAGAAAATATGTTCGAGCGCGTGCTTGCCTTTATTGCAAAAGAAGTGAATAACGGTAGACAAGCTTATGTGATCTGTCCCTTAATTGAAGAGTCTGAAAAGATAGATGTGCAAAATGCGCTCGATGTTCATGCCCAGTTGGTCCATTATTTCGGAGAGCAATCTCAAGTAGGTCTACTGCACGGCAGAATGACTTCAAAAGAAAAGGAACAGGTCATGCGGGAGTTTAGCGCCAATCAGATCCAAGTGTTAGTTTCAACGACAGTCATTGAGGTCGGGGTTGATGTGCCCAATGCGACTGTTATGGTCGTTTATGACGCTGAACGATTCGGTTTGGCCCAATTGCATCAGTTACGCGGTCGGGTTGGCAGGGGTTCGGAGCAATCAACCTGTATTTTAATTGCGGATCCGAAAACAGAAGTTGGGCGGGAACGGATGAGAATTATGAAAGAGACGTGTGACGGGTTTGAAGTCGCCCGCAGGGATTTAGCGTTAAGGGGACCCGGCGATTTCTTTGGCACCAAACAGAGCGGTTTACCCGAATTCCGCCTGGCTGATCTTACCCAGGATTTTGAACAATTGGAGTTGGCGCGAGCGGATGCCGCAGCGATCCTTCGAACAGAAGATTTTTGGACGGATGACAATTACGCATTTTTGCGCGCCTATTTGGAACAACAAGGGATATTGGAACAGTACATGTTAGATTAATGATGAAGAGACTGTAGAGAGGTTAATCCTTGCGGCAGTCTCTTTTTTTATTATATTGCGTCAAAAAAAAAGCCGGATGTCATTGAATGCGCCAACGCATTTTCCTGAACATCCAGCCAATGGGAGAGGAGAAACCGGAGGAAGAGCTTATGGGGAAACGTAAGTCTTCTCCGCGGTTGTCAGTAACACAAATCATGTTACTAGTCATATTATGGGCACGATTAAGGAAAGATATACATATAAAGTGAATTTAATTTGAAACAATGTAGGGATGATTTACCAGACTACAATGTTGTGTTACACTTATCAAAAAGTAGTACTCTTTAAGTGACGGTCAATCGAGGAGGGAGTCATGAGAGTTATTTCCGGTTCGAAAAAAGGAAGACCGTTGCAAGCGTTACCAGGGAAAAGCACCCGCCCTACCGTTGATAAGGTGAAAGAGTCGATCTTCAGTATGATCGGACCTTATTTTGAAGGAGGGATTGGGCTTGATCTGTACGCAGGCACAGGTGGTCTTGGCATAGAGGCGTTAAGCAGAGGAATGGAAAAGATCGTCTTTGTCGACATTGATAAGAAAGCGATAGAGGTCATAAAACAAAACCTAGCTAAAACAGACTTGCTCGATCAGGCTGAAGTTTACAAGAATGAATCGCGTCGGGCTTTGAAGGCGTTAAAAAAGAGGCAACTTCCATTCGATTTAGTTTTACTTGATCCTCCCTATACGCATCGTAACATCGCTGACGAAATCGCGCTTCTCGAACAATTTGGTTTGCTTAACCTTGGCGCCATTATTGTTGCCGAAACAGACGCGCAACTAAGTTTGCCGGACTTAATCGGACCGATCCAAAAACAGAAGGAAGCGGAATATGGCAGCGCGCGGATTACTGTTTATCGCGCGCCGGACTGACTACATAACGAAGGGAGAATCAGAAGATGACGATTGCGGTATGTCCCGGGAGTTTCGATCCTGTGACAAATGGACATCTAGATATTATTGTGAGGGGTTCGAAGATTTTTGACAAGGTCATCGTTTCAGTATTAGTGAACGAGAATAAGCAACCCTTGTTTTCAATTGAAGAACGAGTCGCTTTATTAAAAGAGGTAACGAAAGATTTGCCGAATGTTCATGTGGAGTCTTTCCAAGGATTGTTGATCGATTATATGAAGTCAAAACAAGCGAAAGTGATTATTAAAGGATTGCGAGCCGTATCCGATTTTGAGTACGAATTGCAAATGGCGTCAATCAATCGCTTGATGGAGGAAGAAATCGAAACGTTCTTTATGATGACGAACACGAAATATTCGTACCTAAGCTCCAGTATTGTGAAGGAAATTGCCAAGTATAAAGCAGATGTAAGCGCGATCGTGCCACCTCCGGTGGAGCAGGCGTTGATGGATAAATTTATCCAGTATGGAAATAATCCCGGGATCTAACCGGGATTATTTCCTTTTAACTGAGTGGCGCGCAAAAGGCTTCCTTTGGCTATAAAGCGTTGTCGTTTTCTAATTGTTGAGGCGCCGCTTTGAAATCAAATGAATCATATAAGAAATGAGCGCTAATCCTAGTAAGAAAAGGGACGCGAATAACCCGATGTGTTGAAAGTTGTTCCACGTAAGGATAAGCCCCCCTGTCGGGGTCTGTTCGGCAAAAGCGGGAAGTGTAAATTGGAATAAGGCCAAGCTTTGAAAAGGTTTCCAGAAAAGAAAGGCGAGCGCGCCTGCAATGAAAGCATGAATTCCTTTCCAAATAAAATACGGTTTGTAGCGCATGTCCGTTGAGCTAATAATACTCGCGACCTGAGCGTGCACAGAAATTCCGCCCCAAGCAACGAGCGCGGAAGCTACCGCTAACTTAATTTCCATCCCAATCGGAGTGTTTAATTCACTCATGTATTGCATGCTTTGCGTCACTTCAAAAAAACCGATTACAAACACTTGAGATAAGTCTTCCGGCAGTTGAAACAGCGATAATACCGTGGTCAAAATACTGGCTAATACAATGGAGATAGCCCCCATCGAGATAAATTCAATGATCACGGAAAAAATAATGATAAATCCGCCGATGACGAACAATGTTTGAAAACTGCTCATTACCGCGTCGCCCATCAGTTGTCCGAACGGTCGCCGTTCTTTCAGTCGAGCTCGATGCATTGCCTGCAACGCGCGTAACAGTAAGGGTTGGTTTTGATCTGTCGTATAAGAAGTGATCTGTCCCCTGCGATCGTGAAACCGAAGCATGATTCCGACCAATAAGGCTCCGACGTAGTTAGCGATTGCAATCGTAATCCCAAGCGTCGCATCATGGAAGAAGCCGACAGCAACCGCGCCGAAAATAAACAAGGGATCCGTTGTGCTTGTAAAACAAACAAGTCGCTCACCTTCTGCCCGTGTCACTAACTTTTGTTGCCTCAATTGGGTGGCTAACTTAGGGCCTACAGGATAACCAGAAGAAAAACCCATCGCCATTACGAATCCGCCTGTGCCTGGCACTTTAAATAACGGCCGCATCAGAGGTTCTAATAAAACGCCAATAAAATGAACGACCCCGAAGCCCATCATGATCTCTGATAAAATCATAAAAGGAAGTAATGCTGGGAACACAACGTCCCACCAAATTTTTAACCCGCGCAACGCGGCGTGGAAGGAATCTTGTGGGAATCGTATCATACAGAAAACGAGTAAGACCGATAGCGCCGCAAACAAAAGAGTCTGAATATAAGGTTTATAACGCATGTAAAAGCTGCCTCCATGTTGTCGTTGCATAATGGACATACCACTACACTTTACGCGAGGACAAGACCATTTAGACCAGCTCAATGTTGATCAATCTTCATGTTGGCTCATATAATAGAGAGAAAATGGAATCTATTTATGATGTGAGAGGTTGGGGGAGGAAATCATACATGATGAGACCGAAGGTTGGATTAGCGTTAGGGTCAGGCGGAGCTCGCGGCATCGCTCATATCGGTGTGATTCAAGTGTTAGAAGAAGCGGGAATCCCAATTGATTATATATCTGGCAGCAGTATGGGCAGTCTGATCGGCGCTTGTTACGCTGCAGGCATTACACCAGATATGATGGAAAAATTGGCGATTAATTTGAAACGAAAATACTGGCTTGATTTTACTGTGCCTAAAATGGGGTTTATCGCTGGCGAGAAGGTTAAGGAAATGGTTCGGCTGCTGACACAAGGGAAGGATATCGAGCAGCTACATAAACCGCTTGCGGTCGTAGCGACAGATTTAAGAAATGGGGAGCGTGTTGTTTTTACGAAAGGCCCGATTGCCCCAGCTGTTCGCGCGAGTATTTCAATCCCTGGTATCTTCATACCGGAAGAGGTTGATGGAAAGTTATTGATCGATGGCGGGGTGATCGATCGCGTGCCGATTACAGCTGCGCAGGCGATTGGAGCGGAGTGTGTCATTGGGGTTGACGTCGGGATTGTTTCAGAGGAAGTTCACCTCAGTTCTATTTTTGACGTGATCGCCCAGACGATTCAAATCATGGAAAAAGAGATTTTCCGTTATCGAATCGTAGACGCCGACGTTTTAATTCGTCCTATTGTTGGTGGGTTTAGCGCCACTAATTTTACGCAGGTAGAAGAGCTGATTGAAGCTGGAAAAGAAGCAGCGTTTAAGTCATTAGATCAGATTCGGAAAGTTATAGAAAGTAGAGGAATCCATGAGGAATAGAAGAATATGGGGGCTGTTTGCCTTCTTCTTATTTATCTTTATTGGGATGAATACGAAAGTCCCTTACTATATATATCAACCAGGTTCGGCTCTTCCGTTGGCGCCGATTATTCAAGTGGAAGACGGCTATGCGGAAGAACAAGGAACATTTCGTTTGACAACGATTCGCACCGGACCAACCAATGTCGCGGGCGCGCTTTGGGCGTCGCTTGACGCTAACGCTGAGTTGGTGAAGGCGGAACACGTTCATAGTCCGCATGAGAGTAACGAGCAATATTTACAAAGACAGCTTGCTGTTATGAAAGCCTCGCAGGATACTGCTAAAATCGTTGCTTTTCAAAAAGCTGGATTCGATATTAAATTGAAAAATAGCGGGGCGATTATCATGCAGATTATTCCGGGTTATCCCGCGGAGAAGGTGTTACAGGTCGGAGATGTCATCTTCCGTGTCGATGATGTTCAAATCGAAACGGCGGAGGATTTGATGGACGCCTTGAAAGGACGTCAGGTGAACGAAGAAACGCTGATACATTTTGCCCGAGACGGGAAACCACAGGCAGCTAAACTAACGCTGACATCATTACCGGCCCTACCTGGCGAAGAGAGCAAACCAGGGATCGGGATCGCTTCCCCGATTACAAAGCGGGTGTTTGAATTGCCAAAAAACGTTGAAATTAAATCAGCGGAAATCGGTGGGCCGTCAGCCGGGTTGATGTTTACGCTAGAAATGATGAATCAATTGCTCCCAGGCGATTTGACGAAAGGGTATGATATAGCGGGCACGGGAACGATCAATGAAGACGGTTCAATCGGCCGAATTGGGGGAATAGAATATAAGGTTGTCGCCGCCGCTCGTGAACAAACAGAGATCTTTTTCGCCCCTGCGGAAAAGGATGAGAAAGGCGTTTCTAATTATGATCAAGCAATTAAAAAGGCGAAGTCTCAAAATTTAAAGATGAAAATCATCGCTGTGCGGGAAATTGACGATGTATTGGACTATCTGAAGAAACTCCCGCCGCGTTAGAATAAGGAGGCAACGCCTCCCTATTTCCATTTTATCGGTGTGAAGGTGTGCTCAGGTCGAAAAGAAGCGGGCTGATAAGCGAGCTGGTAAAGGTTGGAGGCCCTCACATCTAGGTCGAGCATCGGGTGTTTTTCTTTTTGGATCCGCCCGATAACGGGTACTAGGCTTTGCTCGCCCGCCCGACGAAGCAAGGCTTGTCCACGCTGATTGAATCCGAGCGCTCGAATGTACGGAACGCCCCGTTGTAGCTGGAGATTGTTTATTTCTCGTTTTGTTACATTTAACAAAAGATAGAGTAATAAGCGCTGCAGGCGGTTCCACGTATAGCGTTTCGTCTTGATTGCTTCCATGAAACTTTGAAAATCAGTTGTTTGAAGGCTTAATCGCTTCAGGCGGTGTTCGATTCCCTCATCCATTTCATGAATAAGCGCCAATTGTTCGGTTCCCTGGGCGAGTAGTTGCTGGCGGACAAATGAAAAGAACAAATCCCAATCGATCGGGAATCGCGCCGCTTGTTGTTCTTCTC
This genomic window contains:
- the recG gene encoding ATP-dependent DNA helicase RecG, yielding MNQMLLPVTTVTGIGEVKAQALAELGIETVHDLLFYFPSRYEDYSIRELSEVANGERITIRGEVYAEPAVRFFGKRRSRMMVRLVVDRAVVTAIWFNQHYLKNRIKIGQEIQVSGKWEKNRMQVTVSETKTTIPKTTQQQSEEVKIKPIYPASAAVTVKQIQRYLQQALQQYASDIEEILPAEIRERRLFISRREAITAIHFPTSTALGIEARKRLAYEELFFYQLKMQALQLVQKRNNQGLAMPIPLEPVRAFVRALPFRLTNAQKRALKEILDDLQADFGMNRLLQGDVGSGKTIVAAVALYAATQAGCQGALMAPTEILAEQHAATLTKLLAPYGLQVGLLTGGMSAPIRRELLGGLQMGLIDIVVGTHALIQDDVHFSKLGLVITDEQHRFGVEQRRVLREKGLQPNVLCMTATPIPRTLAISVFADMDVSTLDELPAGRKPIETYWVKENMFERVLAFIAKEVNNGRQAYVICPLIEESEKIDVQNALDVHAQLVHYFGEQSQVGLLHGRMTSKEKEQVMREFSANQIQVLVSTTVIEVGVDVPNATVMVVYDAERFGLAQLHQLRGRVGRGSEQSTCILIADPKTEVGRERMRIMKETCDGFEVARRDLALRGPGDFFGTKQSGLPEFRLADLTQDFEQLELARADAAAILRTEDFWTDDNYAFLRAYLEQQGILEQYMLD
- the rsmD gene encoding 16S rRNA (guanine(966)-N(2))-methyltransferase RsmD, whose product is MRVISGSKKGRPLQALPGKSTRPTVDKVKESIFSMIGPYFEGGIGLDLYAGTGGLGIEALSRGMEKIVFVDIDKKAIEVIKQNLAKTDLLDQAEVYKNESRRALKALKKRQLPFDLVLLDPPYTHRNIADEIALLEQFGLLNLGAIIVAETDAQLSLPDLIGPIQKQKEAEYGSARITVYRAPD
- the coaD gene encoding pantetheine-phosphate adenylyltransferase, producing the protein MTIAVCPGSFDPVTNGHLDIIVRGSKIFDKVIVSVLVNENKQPLFSIEERVALLKEVTKDLPNVHVESFQGLLIDYMKSKQAKVIIKGLRAVSDFEYELQMASINRLMEEEIETFFMMTNTKYSYLSSSIVKEIAKYKADVSAIVPPPVEQALMDKFIQYGNNPGI
- the ylbJ gene encoding sporulation integral membrane protein YlbJ, which produces MRYKPYIQTLLFAALSVLLVFCMIRFPQDSFHAALRGLKIWWDVVFPALLPFMILSEIMMGFGVVHFIGVLLEPLMRPLFKVPGTGGFVMAMGFSSGYPVGPKLATQLRQQKLVTRAEGERLVCFTSTTDPLFIFGAVAVGFFHDATLGITIAIANYVGALLVGIMLRFHDRRGQITSYTTDQNQPLLLRALQAMHRARLKERRPFGQLMGDAVMSSFQTLFVIGGFIIIFSVIIEFISMGAISIVLASILTTVLSLFQLPEDLSQVFVIGFFEVTQSMQYMSELNTPIGMEIKLAVASALVAWGGISVHAQVASIISSTDMRYKPYFIWKGIHAFIAGALAFLFWKPFQSLALFQFTLPAFAEQTPTGGLILTWNNFQHIGLFASLFLLGLALISYMIHLISKRRLNN
- a CDS encoding patatin-like phospholipase family protein; amino-acid sequence: MMRPKVGLALGSGGARGIAHIGVIQVLEEAGIPIDYISGSSMGSLIGACYAAGITPDMMEKLAINLKRKYWLDFTVPKMGFIAGEKVKEMVRLLTQGKDIEQLHKPLAVVATDLRNGERVVFTKGPIAPAVRASISIPGIFIPEEVDGKLLIDGGVIDRVPITAAQAIGAECVIGVDVGIVSEEVHLSSIFDVIAQTIQIMEKEIFRYRIVDADVLIRPIVGGFSATNFTQVEELIEAGKEAAFKSLDQIRKVIESRGIHEE
- a CDS encoding SepM family pheromone-processing serine protease is translated as MRNRRIWGLFAFFLFIFIGMNTKVPYYIYQPGSALPLAPIIQVEDGYAEEQGTFRLTTIRTGPTNVAGALWASLDANAELVKAEHVHSPHESNEQYLQRQLAVMKASQDTAKIVAFQKAGFDIKLKNSGAIIMQIIPGYPAEKVLQVGDVIFRVDDVQIETAEDLMDALKGRQVNEETLIHFARDGKPQAAKLTLTSLPALPGEESKPGIGIASPITKRVFELPKNVEIKSAEIGGPSAGLMFTLEMMNQLLPGDLTKGYDIAGTGTINEDGSIGRIGGIEYKVVAAAREQTEIFFAPAEKDEKGVSNYDQAIKKAKSQNLKMKIIAVREIDDVLDYLKKLPPR